A single genomic interval of Calypte anna isolate BGI_N300 chromosome 3, bCalAnn1_v1.p, whole genome shotgun sequence harbors:
- the LOC115598067 gene encoding oleosin-B6-like — protein sequence MTGGCQYPSLNKTKEGTNPAGGAGEERGCSRGGRRGGKEEGGHGVSVTEHCRISPRPPRPGPGRAVLRTGTSPALLPPVRTGAALPACPSPPASCHLPAYLPLPPGPAARQCPPATGPSPHPAGHKAGAPGRVVIKSDALSKCDNPRSSSVMSQPVATLS from the exons CctcaataaaacaaaagaaggaacaaaCCCGGCCGGCGGCGCGGGTGAAGAGCGGGGCTGCTCCAGGGGCGGGCGGCGcggggggaaagaggagggcGGGCACGGGGTGTCTGTCACTGAGCACTGCCGCATCTCTCCGCGCCCTCCCCgccccgggccgggccgggctgtcCTCCGAACCGGCACCTCACCCGCCCTCCTGCCCCCGGTGCGAACAGGggctgccctgcctgcctgcccgtCCCCGCCCGCCTCTTGCCACCTCCCCGCTTACCTGCCGCTGCCCCCGGGCCCCGCGGCCCGGCAGTGCCCGCCGGCAACCGGCCCCTCGCCTCATCCCGCTGGGCACAAAGCGGGAGCCCCGGGAAGAGTGGTGATAAAGAGTGACG CACTCAGCAAATGTGACAACCCACGTTCATCGTCTGTAATGAGCCAGCCTGTAGCCACCCTATCCTGA